The following coding sequences are from one Collimonas arenae window:
- the accB gene encoding acetyl-CoA carboxylase biotin carboxyl carrier protein: protein MDLRKLKTLIDLVAESDIEELEVTEGESKVRIVKSSASPQNQVVMMQPQAQQQPAQFQVAPAAAAAPVAAPVEAAAVPEGHIVKSPMVGTFYRSSAPGTPPFVEVGSEIKEGGTLCIIEAMKLLNEIEADASGVVKKILVENGQPVEFGQPLFIIG, encoded by the coding sequence ATGGATTTGAGAAAACTCAAGACGCTGATCGACCTGGTCGCTGAATCGGACATCGAAGAGCTGGAAGTGACCGAAGGCGAAAGCAAGGTCCGTATCGTCAAATCATCTGCATCCCCGCAGAACCAGGTTGTCATGATGCAACCGCAGGCGCAACAGCAGCCAGCACAGTTCCAGGTAGCACCAGCTGCCGCGGCAGCTCCAGTCGCAGCACCGGTTGAAGCGGCAGCGGTACCGGAAGGCCACATCGTCAAATCGCCGATGGTCGGCACCTTCTACCGTTCGTCGGCTCCCGGCACGCCACCGTTTGTCGAAGTCGGTTCGGAAATCAAGGAAGGCGGCACATTGTGCATCATCGAAGCAATGAAACTGCTCAATGAAATCGAAGCCGACGCTTCGGGCGTTGTGAAGAAGATCCTGGTGGAAAATGGCCAGCCGGTCGAATTCGGCCAACCACTGTTTATCATTGGCTAA
- the aroQ gene encoding type II 3-dehydroquinate dehydratase produces the protein MAKNILLLNGPNLNLLGTREPEVYGSTSLADVEQAAQAQAAATGARLECFQSNHEGALIDRIHAAKAEGVDAIVINPGGLTHTSVALRDALAGVAIRFVEIHISNIHQREAFRHHSYLSDVAVGVICGLGVDGYRAAVDFAIKKL, from the coding sequence ATGGCAAAAAATATACTTCTACTCAATGGACCCAACCTGAATCTGCTGGGTACACGTGAGCCAGAAGTCTACGGTTCGACTTCGCTGGCCGATGTCGAGCAGGCAGCACAAGCCCAGGCGGCAGCAACCGGCGCCCGGCTGGAGTGCTTCCAAAGCAATCACGAAGGCGCGCTGATAGACCGCATCCACGCGGCCAAGGCAGAAGGCGTCGACGCGATTGTGATCAACCCTGGCGGTCTCACGCATACCAGTGTAGCCTTGCGCGACGCACTGGCGGGAGTCGCTATCCGTTTTGTGGAAATCCATATCTCGAATATCCACCAGCGAGAAGCTTTCCGGCATCACTCCTATCTGTCGGATGTGGCTGTTGGAGTCATTTGCGGTTTGGGCGTGGACGGTTATCGCGCCGCCGTTGATTTTGCGATTAAGAAACTCTAG